The following proteins come from a genomic window of Crassostrea angulata isolate pt1a10 chromosome 1, ASM2561291v2, whole genome shotgun sequence:
- the LOC128158065 gene encoding uncharacterized protein LOC128158065, translating into MQCSFVGRCELDCSEEIQHLVNFSSDHVCIILSEVGLKPCVAFAKYNNYQICTSHFNFYLKSNTKRSRRKLCQIPSLLSSHPHIDNTREDGLRSLPIRTHIKSASRGLKESDIIHLISHAGITLPVNTPCCTMCLKKIREEHENEEDHYMECSTSDKDKQLQQVTSTETEGSYLSEAREPPSITVTEDTISTQTSCENTESTCSLSQTSCESSMECLSQNSNQSFTFSHDIQHLNEYLKIIGEREFSDDGRYQWDSYSKSAKSYYTKRFRNILTKLITIIFPKNVEEVVKNLLVSEENQKLTPSIIPEGTFGPLVHAYQTSETWHHRRQILSFFTQTLSFKEAKSLLPNITESKYYAAKNHAKNVGPGLPVGTTSTRKRMDPVKLDSFLDFITSPHVIRDLPYGERKIKLSDGTVYEMPNVIRCMGSSDVIQQYKAYCSENNISPLGKLKYKFQILIK; encoded by the exons ATGCAATGCAGCTTTGTTGGGAGATGTGAATTAGACTGCTCTGAAGAAATACAGCATCTCGTGAATTTCAGCTCGGATCatgtttgtattattttatctgAAGTAGGCCTAAAACCTTGTGTTGCATTCGCTAAATACAACAACTATCAAATATGCACGAGccattttaacttttatttgaaatcaaatacaaaacGATCAAGAAGGAAGCTGTGTCAAATCCCAAGTTTGCTAAGCTCCCACCCTCACATAGACAACACCAGAGAAGATGGACTTAGATCTCTTCCTATTCGTACGCATATAAAAAGTGCAAGCAGGGGATTAAAGGAGAGTGATATCATCCATTTGATTAGTCATGCTGGTATAACACTACCTGTGAATACAC CATGCTGTACCATGTGTCTTAAGAAAATAAGAGAGGAACATGAGAATGAAGAGGATCATTACATGGAGTGTTCAACATCAGACAAAGACAAG caACTGCAGCAAGTTACTTCCACTGAGACGGAAGGGTCTTACCTCTCAGAAGCAAGGGAACCACCTAGCATTACA GTTACCGAAGATACAATTAGTACTCAAACTTCTTGTGAAAatactgaaagtacatgtagcctttCTCAGACATCTTGTGAAAGTAGCATGGAATGCCTCTCTCAA AACTCGAACCAGAGTTTTACATTTAGCCATGACATTCAGCACCTGAATGAGTATCTTAAGATAATTGGTGAAAGAGAATTCTCAGATGATGGAAGATACCAGTGGGACTCTTACTCTAAGTCAGCTAAATCTTACTACACCAAACGATTTAGAAACATCTTGACAAAATTGATCACCATAATTTTCCCAAAGAATGTTGAAGAAGTGGTGAAGAATCTTCTAGTGTCTGAAGAAAATCAAAAACTGACACCCAGTATCATACCTGAAGGAACATTTGGACCACTCGTTCATGCATATCAAACTTCAGAAACATGGCATCACAGACGGCaaattctctctttttttaCACAAACTTTATCATTCAAAGAAGCAAAATCCCTTTTACCAAACATAACAGAATCAAAGTACTATGCTGCTAAGAATCATGCAAAGAATGTTGGCCCTGGTCTTCCTGTAGGTACAACTTCTACAAGAAAAAGGATGGATCCAGTGAAGTTGGACAGTTTTCTGGATTTCATTACTTCTCCTCATGTTATCCGAGATCTACCATATGGAGAAAGAAAGATTAAATTGTCAGACGGAACAGTATATGAAATGCCAAACGTGATTCGTTGCATGGGATCCAGTGATGTAATTCAACAGTATAAAGCCTACTGCTCTGAAAATAACATTTCTCCTCTTGGTAagttaaaatacaaatttcagATACTGATTAAGTAA